In Zingiber officinale cultivar Zhangliang chromosome 6A, Zo_v1.1, whole genome shotgun sequence, a single genomic region encodes these proteins:
- the LOC121996860 gene encoding F-box protein PP2-A13-like isoform X1, which translates to MGAGASVVMNPEGELETGLGDLPESCVAAVLLHLHPPEICGAARLSRTFRAAASADFVWEAKLPENYAYLLEMARGENSSCKKDRLCLKEVYSRLCRPNPIDGGNKIFWLEKNQGGICMSISSKGLLITGIDDRRYWNYVPTNESRFDEVAYLQQTWWFEVDGEVDFHFPAGTYSLYFRLHLGRPARRFGCRICSFEHVHGWDIKPVQFQLSTSDGQNATSHCYLDEPGRWILCHAGDFVTENSNVATKLKFSMTQIDCTHTKGGICVDSVLIYPKGFVQGKIFNS; encoded by the exons ATGGGCGCGGGTGCATCCGTCGTTATGAATCCGGAGGGGGAGCTCGAGACAGGCCTGGGGGACCTCCCGGAGAGCTGCGTGGCGGCGGTGCTGCTCCACCTCCACCCGCCGGAGATCTGCGGCGCTGCGCGGCTGAGCCGGACGTTCCGAGCCGCCGCGTCGGCGGACTTTGTGTGGGAAGCGAAGCTCCCGGAGAACTATGCGTATCTTTTGGAGATGGCTCGCGGTGAGAATTCCAGCTGCAAAAAGGATCGCCTTTGCTTGAAGGAGGTGTATTCTCGGCTGTGCCGGCCGAATCCCATTGACGGGGGCAACAAG ATATTCTGGCTGGAGAAGAACCAGGGTGGGATTTGCATGTCGATTTCGTCAAAAGGGCTACTGATTACAGGGATTGATGATCGGAGGTACTGGAATTACGTCCCCACTAATGAGTCCAG ATTCGATGAAGTAGCTTATCTTCAACAAACTTGGTGGTTTGAGGTTGACGGTGAAGTTGATTTCCATTTCCCTGCGGGCACTTACAGCCTATATTTCAGGCTCCATCTTGGCCGACCTGCTAGGAGATTTGGCTGCCGAATCTGCAGCTTCGAGCATGTTCACGGATGGGACATAAAACCGGTGCAGTTTCAGCTGTCGACTTCTGATGGTCAGAATGCTACTTCTCATTGTTATTTAGACGAACCCGGGAGATGGATTCTGTGCCATGCAGGAGATTTTGTTACTGAAAACTCCAACGTAGCTACCAAGCTCAAATTTTCAATGACACAAATAGATTGCACGCACACAAAAGGCGGAATCTGTGTCGATTCTGTGTTGATCTATCCCAAAGGTTTTGTGCAGGGTAAGATCTTTAACTCATGA
- the LOC121996860 gene encoding F-box protein PP2-A15-like isoform X2, which yields MGAGASVVMNPEGELETGLGDLPESCVAAVLLHLHPPEICGAARLSRTFRAAASADFVWEAKLPENYAYLLEMARGENSSCKKDRLCLKEVYSRLCRPNPIDGGNKIFWLEKNQGGICMSISSKGLLITGIDDRRYWNYVPTNESRNLAFSHTVEMVSRTLAMLRS from the exons ATGGGCGCGGGTGCATCCGTCGTTATGAATCCGGAGGGGGAGCTCGAGACAGGCCTGGGGGACCTCCCGGAGAGCTGCGTGGCGGCGGTGCTGCTCCACCTCCACCCGCCGGAGATCTGCGGCGCTGCGCGGCTGAGCCGGACGTTCCGAGCCGCCGCGTCGGCGGACTTTGTGTGGGAAGCGAAGCTCCCGGAGAACTATGCGTATCTTTTGGAGATGGCTCGCGGTGAGAATTCCAGCTGCAAAAAGGATCGCCTTTGCTTGAAGGAGGTGTATTCTCGGCTGTGCCGGCCGAATCCCATTGACGGGGGCAACAAG ATATTCTGGCTGGAGAAGAACCAGGGTGGGATTTGCATGTCGATTTCGTCAAAAGGGCTACTGATTACAGGGATTGATGATCGGAGGTACTGGAATTACGTCCCCACTAATGAGTCCAG AAATCTAGCATTCTCACATACTGTAGAGATGGTTAGTAGGACCTTGGCTATGCTCCGTTCTTGA
- the LOC121996861 gene encoding ORM1-like protein 2: MMPKLYVEAVPPADLNKNTEWFMYPGVWTTYILILFFSWLLVLSLFSCAPGTAWTFVNLGHFAITYHFFHWKKGTPFSEDQGIYNSLTWWEQMDNGKQLTRNRKFLAVVPVVLYLIASHTTDYRHPMLFLNTVAVIVLVIAKLPNMHKVRIFGINAGR; the protein is encoded by the exons ATGATGCCGAAGCTCTATGTGGAGGCGGTTCCGCCGGCGGATCTGAACAAGAACACGGAGTGGTTTATGTATCCTGGTGTCTGGACGACCTACATCCTCATTCTTTTCTTCTCCTGGCTTCTCGTACTCTCCCTCTTCAGCTGCGCCCCTGGAACGGCCTGGACGTTTGTCAATCTCGGCCACTTTGCT ATAACTTATCACTTTTTCCACTGGAAGAAAGGAACACCCTTTTCAGAGGACCAGGGCATATACAACAGTTTGACTTGGTGGGAGCAAATGGATAATGGAAAACAGCTTACACGTAATAGAAAGTTCTTGGCTGTCGTTCCTGTGGTTCT GTACTTAATAGCTTCCCACACAACTGATTATCGGCATCCGATGCTTTTCCTCAACACGGTTGCAGTGATTGTACTAGTCATTGCCAAATTGCCTAACATGCACAAAGTTCGTATCTTTGGGATCAATGCCGGCCGCTGA